In one Vanessa tameamea isolate UH-Manoa-2023 chromosome 10, ilVanTame1 primary haplotype, whole genome shotgun sequence genomic region, the following are encoded:
- the LOC113394967 gene encoding ATP synthase subunit delta, mitochondrial: MAFALRSMLRNVAKKIQVRGYAEAPKEGEMAFTFAAGNKVFYDKQVVKQIDVPSFSGAFGILPKHVPTLAVLKPGVVTVTENDGKQSKIFVSSGTITVNDDSSVQVLAEEAHPLENLDRGAAQEALSKAQSEFNSAANEQAKAEAAIAVEVAEEIVKAVSA, encoded by the exons ATGGCCTTCGCTCTGCGCAGTATGTTAAGAAATGTCGCCAAGAAAATCCAAGTACGTGGCTATGCAGAAGCCCCAAAAGAAGGAGAAATGGCATTTACTTTTGCTGCTGGTAACAAG gTATTCTACGACAAACAAGTTGTGAAACAGATTGATGTACCATCATTCAGCGGTGCATTTGGTATTTTACCAAAGCATGTTCCCACATTAG CTGTCCTTAAACCAGGTGTAGTGACAGTTACCGAAAATGATGGCAAACAAAGCAAGATTTTTGTTTCATCCGGCACCATCACTGTGAACGACGATTCCTCAGTTCag GTTCTTGCTGAGGAGGCCCATCCCCTGGAGAATTTAGATCGTGGAGCGGCGCAGGAGGCTCTCAGCAAAGCCCAGTCTGAATTTAACTCTGCCGCTAATGAACAG gCCAAAGCTGAAGCTGCGATTGCTGTAGAAGTCGCTGAAGAAATCGTCAAAGCGGTGTCAGCGTAA